From a region of the Anomalospiza imberbis isolate Cuckoo-Finch-1a 21T00152 chromosome 3, ASM3175350v1, whole genome shotgun sequence genome:
- the LOC137470253 gene encoding uncharacterized protein isoform X2, whose product MEAVSHLLHRIWLFFLLFWLGQGRQMAPPGFVESSCRSRIFWMKLNKLLLQGKFFQLEIYDPYSGPVLLDEKLASRCGYVLSEDVWGNPVFRASVLGCHVVNEADELFSLTVNIKVSSFSSMRAAVTYTYPMYCSYASWASREIVCEENYMEVSVKTDVPAVSNDYTVAWMSALPETQNVAYQQWQLMFVSPSGRKRITVSDAVKLGYSFNNSLSRVYLRAPYHSNESDISVVSGVNMNMITSTSMYRQRWLLLLIDTTVSCPVDGISFTDTTLTWTVPRVIPTLVVQESTFLSKSIVMGVDDQVIVNPEEMNYLLEYNETHIRITIPTGAGGGKLESSITGGVYGVIYCIDLFLEHTWTDADWQTTKYTIIKSITTPFMPQIPTVINNTVPEERLFNVAFGYFLPDVSLVAITVGNVPFSLREAQHHGFKIYETPFSNGTKAFILEVSFDDPYVLKEYVNRNETKYTLLVNYTLSVGPEMTLYYHSAEVECVIADIEVPEAVGSCDEENLYLTLPTFGLHQYWDLYLGNKLLNRHLALTNGYLAATNSTHLILQIPLFAGGLIYEEVSFQKIKARFDVALRKVRTMETLQMFSISCSFNSSAFIICHPDGTIMVSAQMKTVPAIDMSKTKLRDSSCKPREYNEAHAFFKFHVTTCGTSVRFEGDHIIYENEISYEKETLPRQSIPTITRDPDYRLTVLCYYQAKDTLVLGAFSRDPATSPPFGSGTMFPHSNTAVYRRVRQALNVVSRVSKDESFMEFYGPSMAILKQPMEPVFLEVELKDESPNVELYLENCWVATSPDFNNTTRWNITVDGQVILNVQ is encoded by the exons ATGGAGGCTGTGAGTCACTTGCTACACAG GATCTGGCTGTTTTTCTTACTGTTCTGGCTGGGACAAGGGAGGCAGATGGCTCCCCCAG GTTTTGTAGAGAGCAGTTGCCGCTCCAGAATTTTTTGGATGAAACTGAATAAACTCTTGCTGCAGGGAAAGTTCTTCCAGCTGGAAATTTATG ATCCTTATTCTGGTCCTGTTCTGCTGGATGAGAAATTAGCATCTCGCTGTGGCTATGTCCTGTCAGAAGACGTGTGGGGCAATCCCGTCTTCCGCGCCTCAGTGCTCGGCTGTCATGTGGTCAATGAG GCAGATGAGCTGTTTTCACTGACTGTGAACATCAAGGTCTCCTCATTTTCAAGCATGAGGGCAGCTGTCACTTACACCTACCCTATGTACTGCTCCTATGCATCCTGGGCTTCAAGAGAAATCGTGTGCGAAGAAAACTACATGGAG gtgtcagtGAAGACTGATGTCCCAGCAGTTTCAAATGACTACACCGTAGCATGGATGTCAGCACTGCCAGAG ACTCAAAATGTTGCATACCAGCAATGGCAACTGATGTTTGTTTCTCCATCAGGGAGAAAGAGAATAACAGTAAGTGATGCAGTAAAACTGGGCTACAGCTTCAATAACAGCCTGTCCCGAGTGTACCTGCGAGCACCCTACCACAGCAACGAGTCTGACATCAGCGTG GTCAGTGGTGTAAATATGAACATGATCACTTCCACTTCCATGTACAGGCAGCGGTGGCTGCTTTTGCTGATTGACACAACTGTCTCCTGTCCTGTTG ATGGCATCAGCTTCACCGATACCACACTAACATGGACTGTGCCAAGAGTTATCCCCACACTAGTGGTCCAGGAATCCACCTTTCTGTCTAAAAGCATTGTAATGGGAGTGGATGATCAAGTCATAGTGAATCCAGAAGAGATGAACTACTTACTGGAGTACAACGAGACACACATCAGAATAACCATCCCtactggagcaggaggaggcaaGCTAGAG AGCTCCATAACTGGTGGTGTATATGGAGTCATTTACTGCATTGACCTGTTTCTGGAGCACACATGGACGGATGCAGATTGGCAAACCACGAAGTATACCATCATCAAATCCATCACCACACCTTTCATGCCACAAATACCAACTGTTATCAACA atACTGTGCCAGAGGAAAGGCTATTTAATGTTGCGTTTGGATACTTTCTTCCCGATGTCTCTCTGGTGGCAATCACAGTAGGAAATGTGCCATTTTCCCTGAGGGAAGCACAGCACCACGGCTTCAAGATTTATGAAACTCCCTTTTCTAATGGAACAAAAGCATTTATCCTGGAAGTCTCTTTTGATGATCCATATGTTCTGAAAGAG TATGTGAatagaaatgaaacaaaatacaCCCTTCTGGTCAACTACACCCTTAGTGTGGGCCCAGAGATGACACTCTACTATCATTCAGCAGAGGTGGAGTGTGTGATTGCTGATATTG AAGTACCAGAAGCAGTTGGTTCCTGTGATGAAGAAAACCTGTATCTAACCCTGCCCACTTTTGGCTTGCACCAGTACTGGGACCTCTACCTTGGCAACAAGCTCCTGAACCGGCACCTTGCCCTCACCAATGGGTACCTTGCAGCTACCAACTCCACACACCTGATCTTGCAAATACCTCTGTTTGCTGGGGGACTCATCTATGAG GAAGTGTCCTTTCAGAAAATTAAAGCAAGGTTTGATGTTGCCCTAAGGAAAGTGAGAACTATGGAGACCTTACAGATGTTCTCCATTAGCTGCAGTTTTAATTCTTCAGCATTTATAA TATGCCACCCAGATGGTACCATAATGGTATCTGCCCAAATGAAGACAGTTCCTGCCATTGACATGAGTAAAACCAAGCTAAGGGACAGCTCCTGCAAGCCTAGAGAGTATAATGAAGCCCATGCCTTCTTCAAGTTCCATGTCACTACCTGTGGCACTTCAGTAAGG TTTGAAGGTGACCACATTATTTATGAGAACGAAATCTCTTATGAGAAAGAGACTCTCCCAAGACAGAGCATACCAACAATCACAAGAGATCCAGACTACAG ACTAACAGTCTTGTGCTACTACCAAGCAAAAGACACCCTAGTGCTTGGTGCCTTCTCCAGGGACCCAGCCACATCTCCTCCCTTTGGCTCTGGGACAATGTTTCCACATTCAAATACTGCAG TTTACAGACGGGTAAGACAAGCTCTGAATGTAGTTTCAAGAGTGTCCAAAG ATGAATCCTTCATGGAGTTCTATGGGCCCAGCATGGCAATACTCAAACAACCCATGGAGCCTGTGTTTCTTGAGGTGGAGCTGAAGGATGAGAGCCCCAATGTTGAGTTATATCTGGAAAACTGCTGGGTAGCCACATCTCCAGACTTCAACAACACCACAAGATGGAACATCACTGTGGATGGGCAAGTCATATTAAATGTCCAATGA
- the LOC137470253 gene encoding uncharacterized protein isoform X1 — protein sequence MHRSLGTDGGCESLATQFMCLYCRIWLFFLLFWLGQGRQMAPPGFVESSCRSRIFWMKLNKLLLQGKFFQLEIYDPYSGPVLLDEKLASRCGYVLSEDVWGNPVFRASVLGCHVVNEADELFSLTVNIKVSSFSSMRAAVTYTYPMYCSYASWASREIVCEENYMEVSVKTDVPAVSNDYTVAWMSALPETQNVAYQQWQLMFVSPSGRKRITVSDAVKLGYSFNNSLSRVYLRAPYHSNESDISVVSGVNMNMITSTSMYRQRWLLLLIDTTVSCPVDGISFTDTTLTWTVPRVIPTLVVQESTFLSKSIVMGVDDQVIVNPEEMNYLLEYNETHIRITIPTGAGGGKLESSITGGVYGVIYCIDLFLEHTWTDADWQTTKYTIIKSITTPFMPQIPTVINNTVPEERLFNVAFGYFLPDVSLVAITVGNVPFSLREAQHHGFKIYETPFSNGTKAFILEVSFDDPYVLKEYVNRNETKYTLLVNYTLSVGPEMTLYYHSAEVECVIADIEVPEAVGSCDEENLYLTLPTFGLHQYWDLYLGNKLLNRHLALTNGYLAATNSTHLILQIPLFAGGLIYEEVSFQKIKARFDVALRKVRTMETLQMFSISCSFNSSAFIICHPDGTIMVSAQMKTVPAIDMSKTKLRDSSCKPREYNEAHAFFKFHVTTCGTSVRFEGDHIIYENEISYEKETLPRQSIPTITRDPDYRLTVLCYYQAKDTLVLGAFSRDPATSPPFGSGTMFPHSNTAVYRRVRQALNVVSRVSKDESFMEFYGPSMAILKQPMEPVFLEVELKDESPNVELYLENCWVATSPDFNNTTRWNITVDGQVILNVQ from the exons atgcacaggtctctggggacAGATGGAGGCTGTGAGTCACTTGCTACACAG TTCATGTGCTTATACTGCAGGATCTGGCTGTTTTTCTTACTGTTCTGGCTGGGACAAGGGAGGCAGATGGCTCCCCCAG GTTTTGTAGAGAGCAGTTGCCGCTCCAGAATTTTTTGGATGAAACTGAATAAACTCTTGCTGCAGGGAAAGTTCTTCCAGCTGGAAATTTATG ATCCTTATTCTGGTCCTGTTCTGCTGGATGAGAAATTAGCATCTCGCTGTGGCTATGTCCTGTCAGAAGACGTGTGGGGCAATCCCGTCTTCCGCGCCTCAGTGCTCGGCTGTCATGTGGTCAATGAG GCAGATGAGCTGTTTTCACTGACTGTGAACATCAAGGTCTCCTCATTTTCAAGCATGAGGGCAGCTGTCACTTACACCTACCCTATGTACTGCTCCTATGCATCCTGGGCTTCAAGAGAAATCGTGTGCGAAGAAAACTACATGGAG gtgtcagtGAAGACTGATGTCCCAGCAGTTTCAAATGACTACACCGTAGCATGGATGTCAGCACTGCCAGAG ACTCAAAATGTTGCATACCAGCAATGGCAACTGATGTTTGTTTCTCCATCAGGGAGAAAGAGAATAACAGTAAGTGATGCAGTAAAACTGGGCTACAGCTTCAATAACAGCCTGTCCCGAGTGTACCTGCGAGCACCCTACCACAGCAACGAGTCTGACATCAGCGTG GTCAGTGGTGTAAATATGAACATGATCACTTCCACTTCCATGTACAGGCAGCGGTGGCTGCTTTTGCTGATTGACACAACTGTCTCCTGTCCTGTTG ATGGCATCAGCTTCACCGATACCACACTAACATGGACTGTGCCAAGAGTTATCCCCACACTAGTGGTCCAGGAATCCACCTTTCTGTCTAAAAGCATTGTAATGGGAGTGGATGATCAAGTCATAGTGAATCCAGAAGAGATGAACTACTTACTGGAGTACAACGAGACACACATCAGAATAACCATCCCtactggagcaggaggaggcaaGCTAGAG AGCTCCATAACTGGTGGTGTATATGGAGTCATTTACTGCATTGACCTGTTTCTGGAGCACACATGGACGGATGCAGATTGGCAAACCACGAAGTATACCATCATCAAATCCATCACCACACCTTTCATGCCACAAATACCAACTGTTATCAACA atACTGTGCCAGAGGAAAGGCTATTTAATGTTGCGTTTGGATACTTTCTTCCCGATGTCTCTCTGGTGGCAATCACAGTAGGAAATGTGCCATTTTCCCTGAGGGAAGCACAGCACCACGGCTTCAAGATTTATGAAACTCCCTTTTCTAATGGAACAAAAGCATTTATCCTGGAAGTCTCTTTTGATGATCCATATGTTCTGAAAGAG TATGTGAatagaaatgaaacaaaatacaCCCTTCTGGTCAACTACACCCTTAGTGTGGGCCCAGAGATGACACTCTACTATCATTCAGCAGAGGTGGAGTGTGTGATTGCTGATATTG AAGTACCAGAAGCAGTTGGTTCCTGTGATGAAGAAAACCTGTATCTAACCCTGCCCACTTTTGGCTTGCACCAGTACTGGGACCTCTACCTTGGCAACAAGCTCCTGAACCGGCACCTTGCCCTCACCAATGGGTACCTTGCAGCTACCAACTCCACACACCTGATCTTGCAAATACCTCTGTTTGCTGGGGGACTCATCTATGAG GAAGTGTCCTTTCAGAAAATTAAAGCAAGGTTTGATGTTGCCCTAAGGAAAGTGAGAACTATGGAGACCTTACAGATGTTCTCCATTAGCTGCAGTTTTAATTCTTCAGCATTTATAA TATGCCACCCAGATGGTACCATAATGGTATCTGCCCAAATGAAGACAGTTCCTGCCATTGACATGAGTAAAACCAAGCTAAGGGACAGCTCCTGCAAGCCTAGAGAGTATAATGAAGCCCATGCCTTCTTCAAGTTCCATGTCACTACCTGTGGCACTTCAGTAAGG TTTGAAGGTGACCACATTATTTATGAGAACGAAATCTCTTATGAGAAAGAGACTCTCCCAAGACAGAGCATACCAACAATCACAAGAGATCCAGACTACAG ACTAACAGTCTTGTGCTACTACCAAGCAAAAGACACCCTAGTGCTTGGTGCCTTCTCCAGGGACCCAGCCACATCTCCTCCCTTTGGCTCTGGGACAATGTTTCCACATTCAAATACTGCAG TTTACAGACGGGTAAGACAAGCTCTGAATGTAGTTTCAAGAGTGTCCAAAG ATGAATCCTTCATGGAGTTCTATGGGCCCAGCATGGCAATACTCAAACAACCCATGGAGCCTGTGTTTCTTGAGGTGGAGCTGAAGGATGAGAGCCCCAATGTTGAGTTATATCTGGAAAACTGCTGGGTAGCCACATCTCCAGACTTCAACAACACCACAAGATGGAACATCACTGTGGATGGGCAAGTCATATTAAATGTCCAATGA
- the LOC137470253 gene encoding uncharacterized protein isoform X4, which produces MEAVSHLLHRIWLFFLLFWLGQGRQMAPPDPYSGPVLLDEKLASRCGYVLSEDVWGNPVFRASVLGCHVVNEADELFSLTVNIKVSSFSSMRAAVTYTYPMYCSYASWASREIVCEENYMEVSVKTDVPAVSNDYTVAWMSALPETQNVAYQQWQLMFVSPSGRKRITVSDAVKLGYSFNNSLSRVYLRAPYHSNESDISVVSGVNMNMITSTSMYRQRWLLLLIDTTVSCPVDGISFTDTTLTWTVPRVIPTLVVQESTFLSKSIVMGVDDQVIVNPEEMNYLLEYNETHIRITIPTGAGGGKLESSITGGVYGVIYCIDLFLEHTWTDADWQTTKYTIIKSITTPFMPQIPTVINNTVPEERLFNVAFGYFLPDVSLVAITVGNVPFSLREAQHHGFKIYETPFSNGTKAFILEVSFDDPYVLKEYVNRNETKYTLLVNYTLSVGPEMTLYYHSAEVECVIADIEVPEAVGSCDEENLYLTLPTFGLHQYWDLYLGNKLLNRHLALTNGYLAATNSTHLILQIPLFAGGLIYEEVSFQKIKARFDVALRKVRTMETLQMFSISCSFNSSAFIICHPDGTIMVSAQMKTVPAIDMSKTKLRDSSCKPREYNEAHAFFKFHVTTCGTSVRFEGDHIIYENEISYEKETLPRQSIPTITRDPDYRLTVLCYYQAKDTLVLGAFSRDPATSPPFGSGTMFPHSNTAVYRRVRQALNVVSRVSKDESFMEFYGPSMAILKQPMEPVFLEVELKDESPNVELYLENCWVATSPDFNNTTRWNITVDGQVILNVQ; this is translated from the exons ATGGAGGCTGTGAGTCACTTGCTACACAG GATCTGGCTGTTTTTCTTACTGTTCTGGCTGGGACAAGGGAGGCAGATGGCTCCCCCAG ATCCTTATTCTGGTCCTGTTCTGCTGGATGAGAAATTAGCATCTCGCTGTGGCTATGTCCTGTCAGAAGACGTGTGGGGCAATCCCGTCTTCCGCGCCTCAGTGCTCGGCTGTCATGTGGTCAATGAG GCAGATGAGCTGTTTTCACTGACTGTGAACATCAAGGTCTCCTCATTTTCAAGCATGAGGGCAGCTGTCACTTACACCTACCCTATGTACTGCTCCTATGCATCCTGGGCTTCAAGAGAAATCGTGTGCGAAGAAAACTACATGGAG gtgtcagtGAAGACTGATGTCCCAGCAGTTTCAAATGACTACACCGTAGCATGGATGTCAGCACTGCCAGAG ACTCAAAATGTTGCATACCAGCAATGGCAACTGATGTTTGTTTCTCCATCAGGGAGAAAGAGAATAACAGTAAGTGATGCAGTAAAACTGGGCTACAGCTTCAATAACAGCCTGTCCCGAGTGTACCTGCGAGCACCCTACCACAGCAACGAGTCTGACATCAGCGTG GTCAGTGGTGTAAATATGAACATGATCACTTCCACTTCCATGTACAGGCAGCGGTGGCTGCTTTTGCTGATTGACACAACTGTCTCCTGTCCTGTTG ATGGCATCAGCTTCACCGATACCACACTAACATGGACTGTGCCAAGAGTTATCCCCACACTAGTGGTCCAGGAATCCACCTTTCTGTCTAAAAGCATTGTAATGGGAGTGGATGATCAAGTCATAGTGAATCCAGAAGAGATGAACTACTTACTGGAGTACAACGAGACACACATCAGAATAACCATCCCtactggagcaggaggaggcaaGCTAGAG AGCTCCATAACTGGTGGTGTATATGGAGTCATTTACTGCATTGACCTGTTTCTGGAGCACACATGGACGGATGCAGATTGGCAAACCACGAAGTATACCATCATCAAATCCATCACCACACCTTTCATGCCACAAATACCAACTGTTATCAACA atACTGTGCCAGAGGAAAGGCTATTTAATGTTGCGTTTGGATACTTTCTTCCCGATGTCTCTCTGGTGGCAATCACAGTAGGAAATGTGCCATTTTCCCTGAGGGAAGCACAGCACCACGGCTTCAAGATTTATGAAACTCCCTTTTCTAATGGAACAAAAGCATTTATCCTGGAAGTCTCTTTTGATGATCCATATGTTCTGAAAGAG TATGTGAatagaaatgaaacaaaatacaCCCTTCTGGTCAACTACACCCTTAGTGTGGGCCCAGAGATGACACTCTACTATCATTCAGCAGAGGTGGAGTGTGTGATTGCTGATATTG AAGTACCAGAAGCAGTTGGTTCCTGTGATGAAGAAAACCTGTATCTAACCCTGCCCACTTTTGGCTTGCACCAGTACTGGGACCTCTACCTTGGCAACAAGCTCCTGAACCGGCACCTTGCCCTCACCAATGGGTACCTTGCAGCTACCAACTCCACACACCTGATCTTGCAAATACCTCTGTTTGCTGGGGGACTCATCTATGAG GAAGTGTCCTTTCAGAAAATTAAAGCAAGGTTTGATGTTGCCCTAAGGAAAGTGAGAACTATGGAGACCTTACAGATGTTCTCCATTAGCTGCAGTTTTAATTCTTCAGCATTTATAA TATGCCACCCAGATGGTACCATAATGGTATCTGCCCAAATGAAGACAGTTCCTGCCATTGACATGAGTAAAACCAAGCTAAGGGACAGCTCCTGCAAGCCTAGAGAGTATAATGAAGCCCATGCCTTCTTCAAGTTCCATGTCACTACCTGTGGCACTTCAGTAAGG TTTGAAGGTGACCACATTATTTATGAGAACGAAATCTCTTATGAGAAAGAGACTCTCCCAAGACAGAGCATACCAACAATCACAAGAGATCCAGACTACAG ACTAACAGTCTTGTGCTACTACCAAGCAAAAGACACCCTAGTGCTTGGTGCCTTCTCCAGGGACCCAGCCACATCTCCTCCCTTTGGCTCTGGGACAATGTTTCCACATTCAAATACTGCAG TTTACAGACGGGTAAGACAAGCTCTGAATGTAGTTTCAAGAGTGTCCAAAG ATGAATCCTTCATGGAGTTCTATGGGCCCAGCATGGCAATACTCAAACAACCCATGGAGCCTGTGTTTCTTGAGGTGGAGCTGAAGGATGAGAGCCCCAATGTTGAGTTATATCTGGAAAACTGCTGGGTAGCCACATCTCCAGACTTCAACAACACCACAAGATGGAACATCACTGTGGATGGGCAAGTCATATTAAATGTCCAATGA
- the LOC137470253 gene encoding uncharacterized protein isoform X3 → MHRSLGTDGGCESLATQFMCLYCRIWLFFLLFWLGQGRQMAPPDPYSGPVLLDEKLASRCGYVLSEDVWGNPVFRASVLGCHVVNEADELFSLTVNIKVSSFSSMRAAVTYTYPMYCSYASWASREIVCEENYMEVSVKTDVPAVSNDYTVAWMSALPETQNVAYQQWQLMFVSPSGRKRITVSDAVKLGYSFNNSLSRVYLRAPYHSNESDISVVSGVNMNMITSTSMYRQRWLLLLIDTTVSCPVDGISFTDTTLTWTVPRVIPTLVVQESTFLSKSIVMGVDDQVIVNPEEMNYLLEYNETHIRITIPTGAGGGKLESSITGGVYGVIYCIDLFLEHTWTDADWQTTKYTIIKSITTPFMPQIPTVINNTVPEERLFNVAFGYFLPDVSLVAITVGNVPFSLREAQHHGFKIYETPFSNGTKAFILEVSFDDPYVLKEYVNRNETKYTLLVNYTLSVGPEMTLYYHSAEVECVIADIEVPEAVGSCDEENLYLTLPTFGLHQYWDLYLGNKLLNRHLALTNGYLAATNSTHLILQIPLFAGGLIYEEVSFQKIKARFDVALRKVRTMETLQMFSISCSFNSSAFIICHPDGTIMVSAQMKTVPAIDMSKTKLRDSSCKPREYNEAHAFFKFHVTTCGTSVRFEGDHIIYENEISYEKETLPRQSIPTITRDPDYRLTVLCYYQAKDTLVLGAFSRDPATSPPFGSGTMFPHSNTAVYRRVRQALNVVSRVSKDESFMEFYGPSMAILKQPMEPVFLEVELKDESPNVELYLENCWVATSPDFNNTTRWNITVDGQVILNVQ, encoded by the exons atgcacaggtctctggggacAGATGGAGGCTGTGAGTCACTTGCTACACAG TTCATGTGCTTATACTGCAGGATCTGGCTGTTTTTCTTACTGTTCTGGCTGGGACAAGGGAGGCAGATGGCTCCCCCAG ATCCTTATTCTGGTCCTGTTCTGCTGGATGAGAAATTAGCATCTCGCTGTGGCTATGTCCTGTCAGAAGACGTGTGGGGCAATCCCGTCTTCCGCGCCTCAGTGCTCGGCTGTCATGTGGTCAATGAG GCAGATGAGCTGTTTTCACTGACTGTGAACATCAAGGTCTCCTCATTTTCAAGCATGAGGGCAGCTGTCACTTACACCTACCCTATGTACTGCTCCTATGCATCCTGGGCTTCAAGAGAAATCGTGTGCGAAGAAAACTACATGGAG gtgtcagtGAAGACTGATGTCCCAGCAGTTTCAAATGACTACACCGTAGCATGGATGTCAGCACTGCCAGAG ACTCAAAATGTTGCATACCAGCAATGGCAACTGATGTTTGTTTCTCCATCAGGGAGAAAGAGAATAACAGTAAGTGATGCAGTAAAACTGGGCTACAGCTTCAATAACAGCCTGTCCCGAGTGTACCTGCGAGCACCCTACCACAGCAACGAGTCTGACATCAGCGTG GTCAGTGGTGTAAATATGAACATGATCACTTCCACTTCCATGTACAGGCAGCGGTGGCTGCTTTTGCTGATTGACACAACTGTCTCCTGTCCTGTTG ATGGCATCAGCTTCACCGATACCACACTAACATGGACTGTGCCAAGAGTTATCCCCACACTAGTGGTCCAGGAATCCACCTTTCTGTCTAAAAGCATTGTAATGGGAGTGGATGATCAAGTCATAGTGAATCCAGAAGAGATGAACTACTTACTGGAGTACAACGAGACACACATCAGAATAACCATCCCtactggagcaggaggaggcaaGCTAGAG AGCTCCATAACTGGTGGTGTATATGGAGTCATTTACTGCATTGACCTGTTTCTGGAGCACACATGGACGGATGCAGATTGGCAAACCACGAAGTATACCATCATCAAATCCATCACCACACCTTTCATGCCACAAATACCAACTGTTATCAACA atACTGTGCCAGAGGAAAGGCTATTTAATGTTGCGTTTGGATACTTTCTTCCCGATGTCTCTCTGGTGGCAATCACAGTAGGAAATGTGCCATTTTCCCTGAGGGAAGCACAGCACCACGGCTTCAAGATTTATGAAACTCCCTTTTCTAATGGAACAAAAGCATTTATCCTGGAAGTCTCTTTTGATGATCCATATGTTCTGAAAGAG TATGTGAatagaaatgaaacaaaatacaCCCTTCTGGTCAACTACACCCTTAGTGTGGGCCCAGAGATGACACTCTACTATCATTCAGCAGAGGTGGAGTGTGTGATTGCTGATATTG AAGTACCAGAAGCAGTTGGTTCCTGTGATGAAGAAAACCTGTATCTAACCCTGCCCACTTTTGGCTTGCACCAGTACTGGGACCTCTACCTTGGCAACAAGCTCCTGAACCGGCACCTTGCCCTCACCAATGGGTACCTTGCAGCTACCAACTCCACACACCTGATCTTGCAAATACCTCTGTTTGCTGGGGGACTCATCTATGAG GAAGTGTCCTTTCAGAAAATTAAAGCAAGGTTTGATGTTGCCCTAAGGAAAGTGAGAACTATGGAGACCTTACAGATGTTCTCCATTAGCTGCAGTTTTAATTCTTCAGCATTTATAA TATGCCACCCAGATGGTACCATAATGGTATCTGCCCAAATGAAGACAGTTCCTGCCATTGACATGAGTAAAACCAAGCTAAGGGACAGCTCCTGCAAGCCTAGAGAGTATAATGAAGCCCATGCCTTCTTCAAGTTCCATGTCACTACCTGTGGCACTTCAGTAAGG TTTGAAGGTGACCACATTATTTATGAGAACGAAATCTCTTATGAGAAAGAGACTCTCCCAAGACAGAGCATACCAACAATCACAAGAGATCCAGACTACAG ACTAACAGTCTTGTGCTACTACCAAGCAAAAGACACCCTAGTGCTTGGTGCCTTCTCCAGGGACCCAGCCACATCTCCTCCCTTTGGCTCTGGGACAATGTTTCCACATTCAAATACTGCAG TTTACAGACGGGTAAGACAAGCTCTGAATGTAGTTTCAAGAGTGTCCAAAG ATGAATCCTTCATGGAGTTCTATGGGCCCAGCATGGCAATACTCAAACAACCCATGGAGCCTGTGTTTCTTGAGGTGGAGCTGAAGGATGAGAGCCCCAATGTTGAGTTATATCTGGAAAACTGCTGGGTAGCCACATCTCCAGACTTCAACAACACCACAAGATGGAACATCACTGTGGATGGGCAAGTCATATTAAATGTCCAATGA